The stretch of DNA TTGCCTCAAATGCTCAAATGCAGTTTGTTTCTTTGGGAATGTCATTTTTGAGACACAGGGTTGTTTCTGTTTACAAATTGCTGTGCACAGCTGTAACAGATGGTAACACTTCTTATTTCTGTATTAATTACcaagtaatagcttggtaataacaaggGGAACATGTCTGTGGGACAAATAACAGAGATTCCCAGTCTATACTAAGATACATATTAGATGTTAACCAAGGTATGATATactaagaaaaatatatatctcactcatcttctaccgctttaccGGCGGCTTGGGAacgatgtttttgtttgagacAAAAGCAGCCACATTGTGTTATCTGTAGATGTACcactgacagaaaacacaacatcattCTACCTTGTGTGTCAGTTGGGCTAGGCCAGGAGTCTCAAACTCCAAGGAtttgggggccactgagcatctagtctggtcaacaATAACTGCtactaacctaaccctaaccctcatccTGACAGCATGTCATCACCTTAAAAGTAGACTAGTTTTTCCCCATAAGTGAatggtctatatttatatagtgcttttctcgtctcgatgaccactcaaaggcCTGTGTGGAGGGAGACAAGACCCCATTATTTGAtcagtaatacctggaacacacacacacacacagaggcctcCTGCTTCTGGCTAACAAACTAGCAGATGAGCATTAGAATGCATATGTAAAGGCTGCCGTCCTGGATCTGTATcataggagtgtgtgtgtctggctctTCATCTCTGTCATGAGCATGTAAAAATATCCTGGCATCATCCTGTCTTCACTCAGTGTGAGGTGGAGGAGCTCAGGCAATTACACTCATCTGCATGTGTTAATATGATTAATTAGCAGGAATAAACACTTTCCTATGACACAGGCTGCATGGTGAGCCACACACCTGCAGAAGCTCTGATAAAAGACATCGCCTCATGGCAAAGAGCCTTTTCATGAGACCTGCTAATTGGCATCTGAAAATGTTCCGGCTAATTAGGAAAAAGCAGATGAGGCTTGATTAGTTTGAATGCAAAGTGTAACTTGTGGCGCGCAGGGACTCGTGAATGTGCCgaggttttattttcttcaccaTCATGATACAAAGATAATTGTAATTGTGATCATTTGCATACGTTAATGAATTTGCATGACGCTTCGTGATCAGACGTGGAATAAATAATTGATGCAGTATCAGCACCTACCATGACAAGTGGGACGTTCTGAAATAGCTAAGCGCATTAAGGTGCAAGTTTGATGGCTGCCATGCTCCCAGGCAAGGTGTGAAAGTAGAGCAGATGCTATCTGCTGCTTCCTGCACGCTGCATGCTCCACCACTATCACACTAAGATTAACTCCCAGCCTCTGATGGTATGTTGAGACTTGGTACACAGCTTTTGAAAAAGGCACACCCAGTTAGAACGAATTTGATGCAGCTGAAGGAGAAATAATTTTCCGAAGCCATGCAGAGTGGCAGAGAACAAAGAGCGGTGACGGGAAACAACCCGGGCTGTGTGGGCTCTTTAATTAGAACATGGTAAACAGTAAATGCATCAGATTGTTTCTAATGCTCTGGATGTAAAGGCGGCCACTCCCCTTTAATTTGGCTGCTTTCAGATTAGGCTTTATTAGAGGCTGGCAGCCACTGAGCCAGTCAGCCACGGGATATGCCCCAAGTTCAGCCCCGCAGGAGCACTGCATGCACAGATACAGGGCTCACGTTTAATTGCTTCCGTAAAATGGTCAGAGCTCAAGTCTCCTAATTCCTCTCCATGGGGTAATCAAGCATGTTTTCACCACAGGGTTAAAGAGAGTAACAGAGCTCGCCACATCCACCACGTAGGTACCATGCAACACAGTGTCACTCCAAATGATCTTAGCTCACGTTGCAACAAGTTACaggaaaattatttttaataggATTTTTGTCTTCCAAATGTTTTTGCATACACTGAACAATAGAAATTAAATTCCACTGCATCGTCACTGGATGACTTCAGTTCTTTGTACAGGGCATCAGAAATATCAGCAACAGTAGAGTCACATTTTCCTCGAGTGCTTAAAAAATATTTCAACGGTTTCCATATGACAATGTCACTGTTTGCATTTACATTCAGTCCTCAGTGTGAACAATATCAGACGTACACAtacaggagagagagaacaagagtTTGTTTGGGGAAACAACGCCAACATGGCATGAGCAAAGTTTTACCAGTCATGTAACAGCAGTCCATCAAGCTTCTTCTGTCCCCTCTTGCAGTTGGTACTGGTACTTTCATCCtccagctttgtttttgtcctgaaGACGCCTCTCTGCCAGCGTTGTCcaaacacgcaaacacacattgCTTCAAGCCTTTGCATGATGCACAGACCACTTTAACACCAAATACAAGATCAATGGGACTTCCTATGCACTATATTTGAGTCTGATATGGAGACAGGTGGGAGGTCTTGATGAAAAACAGTGTCCCCTCTTAGGGAAGAGGCAAGGCAGTGATGAAGATCCACAACATGGGTGACAGTAGCGGGAGAAGGGGTGAGCAGTGAGGAGAAGTGAAGCTCTGGAGATAAAGGCGGGAGCTCCATGCTGCCACTCAGCAAACCTGAAGACCAAAGACAAGGACAAAGGTCACTTCACACTCATAGTCAATACAAAACCCCAcagctgtgtttatgtttgattGTTTGCTTCTCATTTAAATCAAGTCCATGTTTCGCTTACAGAGAAAACCTCATGAACAAAATCAAATCTAAAAATGGAGCTTCATTCAGCTTCAAACAGGACACAATATGACATTAAATCATATGTTAGAAACATTGCACATCATGAATAATGTGATATCATAGGAATCACAATTCGACTATTAATTACAATTCTTAAATGATTCAAAAGTGATTTTAagtgaatttattattattattatttattgaattttttaAACGGTGTATTTAAAGATCCATCATTGCATACCAAATTGTATTTACTTCCATTGACATTTATTTGgaacaacacatttcacttGGTTTGTGATGAGCTTGTTTTGGGTTACAGTTGCTAAATGTTTCATTGGTcagaagcagcaggagcagtTTGTTTATCCTCCACCCAGAGGCGTCAGATATGCCGGGGACATGTCCCCAGCACTATTTACGATCAACAATTTTGTCCCAACGACAAAatgttatcaatttatcattaatgaaaaaaaaaagttggtggCAGGTAGGCTACTAAATACCCACTCATAATCAACCGAAACAATGTGTTTGCTGGACCCCGGCTCCCTCGGGTTGTTCTCTGCTGCCTGTCTGTATtttggagctgtgtgtgtgtatgtgaggggGAGGGGCTATAATGGAAAGTTGTGTGGGTCTGCACCTGCGCGTTCCGTTCAGAGTCTGACTGGAGGAAGTAGGAGGTGAGACGTGGGTAAAGTTTTATGAGGTTGTGGTGTATTGTACTGTTGAGTGTGCTTACTGTATCTCAAGGTGTATTCTAAGTGATTCCGAGGCTGTTATAATAGCGCTCGTTAGCATTAGCTTGTGCTAACATTTAGGAGGACTGTTTGATTGCCATACTGTTCTTTGTGCTACGATGTGGATTTTAAATATCCTTAGCTAATAGCCTAATGGTGGTTTCCAACGCCGTTTGGAAAACAAGACGAAATGCATGTCTGGCTTTCAACTTCAACTTTTCAGCTTTTAATCCAGATTGTGCTCGTTGGATTTTACACTTTAGCGATAGCTCTCACTCAGTCATCTTTGCTAAAGCTTCTGAGGTGAGGCGCACACTTACACTGTGTGACGTTTAACCAGTTTTGTGGTTACGGTAATACGCCTTAATGCACGCAATGATGGAGTGACACATACTTTGGTTATCTTTACTGTCAACATTCCATTGATTCAACCGACCACAGTGTTATTAGGCAAATCAAAGTCTATTTTTGGTTCAGTTAGGAAGAACTTTTTTGATATGTTTCACAGCACGAGCAACAGCCAGCCACACTGTGTGATGCAAATACTCCAGCACAAATCATGTTAATGCATCTATGTTTAAACACTGTCTCAATAGagttgtcagtgtttttgtcagagAGAATGCACCCAACAATGGCAGACACCACATCACCACTGCATCCACTGCTATGCAGGCGGCCCTGACAGACACAGCGCTATTAGCTTGTGAAAACTGCCTCCAGCACTAGGCATCAGGCAATGTCATATGCATACATACGAGTGCTCTGTACCTGCTAAACCGGTTTTACACCACACAAAAACTCACAATAAGTTGATTGTCATTCTTATATCACAAGAAAATGCTAGTTTGCCGTAATGcaaagtgtgaatatttccaACCATCCAAGGAAGCCATGAGTTCTTAGCATCTgaagttcttgttttttttatgtagtcTTGTTCTTTCTTTATCTGTCCATCTGGGGGGCATGGGATAATATAGGcgatttttgacaacaaaatgttttttctttcagtttttaatAGACATTTTACAGTAGTACATTTTATAGCCAATATTGGACGATACCTATGTCATGATGTTGTGCATCCCTACTGTTAATCACTGTTATTTTGGTCAAGATACTACAATAGTGCCAGTCAGTTGAATTATATTATTGAATGATAACTATTATCTCCACCAAAGAGGTTATGTTATGGCCTCATTTGTCTGTGAACAGTAATGACATCAGGTTAAAGAATGGATGTGATGGATTTCCATGGCTCTTGTTGTTGTATCGTAAACAGCTCTTTGATTTACCTTCTGGTCTGCCAACACGGAATTGCTCTGAAGTGGTGGCAGGTGGCTGTTGAGCAAGGCAGCACTGGGTCTGTCATGCTCACAGAAGATTGTGCCATTGATGTAATGGAACCGATCGCCAGGCATCAGTCTGTTTCTACAGGTGACACAGCTGAAACACTGTGGAAGGACGTCACATGGGTCAGGAAATACATCTAACAGAgttcacatttacagtattgtGGCCATGAGTTCAGCTAAAGTAAAATCTCATCATAATATGGATGAATAGTGTTGATTAAAATAAGGAACACAAGAGACACATGGGCAAATCAGTACAGGAGACTGAAGATGGAATGGAAAACCCATTTCCTTCCTGACACTATGAGGACATACAGTATCTTCCCTTCTTGTTGTGTCTTACCAAAAAAtctaacatttttgtcaaacaaTCAGCAGGAGACAAAAGTGCATTAGCCTGGGATTTACCTTGAGGTGGTAAACATTTCCCTGTGCCCTCATTACCATCTCGTTGGCTGGAATTGACTGGCCGCAGGCGCTGCACGCCCCACTGTGCCCAAACAGTCTGCaagcaaatgcaaaaaaacactgattgcTCAGTCTGTGCAGCCGCTAAAATCTAAAAGTTGcagcttcctcttctcctcctcctctaccacGTCCTGCTTCCTCTTACCTGATGTAGTCGCTCCGACACAGAATCATGCCCCCTTTGCTGTAGCAGGTGGTGCCAATATCCCCCAGCTGGGCTTGGCAGCAAGAGCACTTCAGGCAGCGGGTGTGCCAGTAGCGATCCATAGAGAAGAGCAGGAAACGGTCTGCAATCTTTCCTCCGCATCCTGCACATGACCTGGGAGCCGGCAGAACGCCTGATGCCTGGCTGTTCACCATGTTGAAGTGGGccctcagcagctcctgcacacacacaacagagaagccACATCTGTAACAGCTGCTAGTGCTAAAGCAAGATGTATTAATGACCTGTTTTTAAGCAGTTACCACAGCTTTGAGACACATATAATCACAAAAGATGTTTTACAGGGCTGCACCTAATGATTATTATACTGATTATTGTCTCAA from Solea solea chromosome 8, fSolSol10.1, whole genome shotgun sequence encodes:
- the si:dkey-90l8.3 gene encoding LIM domain transcription factor LMO4-B → MVNSQASGVLPAPRSCAGCGGKIADRFLLFSMDRYWHTRCLKCSCCQAQLGDIGTTCYSKGGMILCRSDYIRLFGHSGACSACGQSIPANEMVMRAQGNVYHLKCFSCVTCRNRLMPGDRFHYINGTIFCEHDRPSAALLNSHLPPLQSNSVLADQKVC